The following proteins are encoded in a genomic region of Triticum dicoccoides isolate Atlit2015 ecotype Zavitan chromosome 1B, WEW_v2.0, whole genome shotgun sequence:
- the LOC119338748 gene encoding cortical cell-delineating protein-like has protein sequence MASKAALFVALSLLSAFAAHGCGSTYCQPPVVVPTPPVVVPPPYHGGGGHGHGGQCSINVLNLRVCANVLGGLLGLKIGVPARDQCCPLLQGLADLDAAVCLCTAVRANILGLHLNVPVDISLLLNHCSKTCPSGFTCPAH, from the coding sequence ATGGCATCCAAAGCTGCTCTCTTCGTGGCCCTCAGCCTCctctccgccttcgccgcccacgGCTGCGGAAGCACCTATTGCCAACCGCCGGTCGTCGTGCCGACACCACCAGTCGTCGTTCCGCCGCCATACCATGGAGGAGGAGGGCACGGCCACGGAGGGCAGTGCTCCATCAACGTGCTCAACCTGAGGGTGTGCGCCAACGTTCTCGGTGGACTGCTCGGCCTCAAGATCGGCGTTCCAGCGCGCGACCAGTGCTGCCCGCTGCTCCAGGGGTtggccgacctcgacgccgccgtctGCCTCTGCACCGCCGTCAGGGCCAACATCCTCGGCCTCCACCTCAACGTGCCTGTGGACATCAGCCTCCTCCTCAACCACTGCAGCAAGACGTGCCCGTCTGGTTTCACCTGCCCAGCCCATTAA
- the LOC119338759 gene encoding 14 kDa proline-rich protein DC2.15-like, whose translation MAMVARAALLLAMVVVASATYCPPPPAPVPVPRYGSCPQNALKLHVCANVLNLVKAKIGVPPTEPCCSLLDGLVNLDAAVCLCTAIKANVLGIHLNVPIDLSLILNNCGKICPADFQCIH comes from the coding sequence ATGGCCATGGTAGCCagagccgcgctgctcctggccatGGTGGTCGTGGCAAGCGCCACCTACTGccccccgccgccggcgccggtgcCGGTGCCCCGCTACGGGTCGTGCCCCCAGAACGCGCTCAAGCTGCACGTGTGTGCCAACGTGCTGAACCTGGTGAAGGCCAAGATCGGCGTGCCGCCAACGGAGCCCTGCTGCTCGCTCCTCGACGGGCTCGTCAACCTGGACGCCGCCGTCTGCCTTTGCACCGCCATCAAGGCCAACGTGCTCGGGATCCACCTCAACGTCCCCATCGACCTTAGCCTCATCCTGAACAACTGCGGCAAGATCTGCCCCGCCGACTTCCAGTGCATCCACTAG